GCTGCTGCTGGTGCTGGGCGGCGTCGGCGTGATGCGCCTCTCGGGCTTCAGCCCAACGGTGCACCCGCCCGCGGCGCTGGCCCAACGCGCCCTGGCCTTCGCCGACACCGCCGAGGGTGCCGTGCGCGTGAGCGACGCGTCCACCGGCGAGGTGCTGGCCGAGCTGCGCGGCGAGCAGGGCTTCCTTCGCGGCGTGCTGCGTGGCCTGGCGCGCGACCGGCGCGCGCACAGCGTGGGCCAGGAGCCGCCCTACCTTCTATCGCTTCACGCCGACGGCCGGCTGCTGATCACAGATCCCGAGACCGCCCGACGCATGGACCTCGCGTCTTTCGGCCCCGACAACGCGGTCGTGTTCGCGCGCTGGCTGCCCGCCGGAGCGCTCCAGTCGCTGCAGACCACGCCCCAGGAGAAGTAATCCATGAGCACGATCCAAGCCATCGCCAACACCAACGAGGTGATGCAGCGCGCCAAGACCGAGAACCTGATCTCGCCGCGCTTCTACACCACCGACTACGCGGCCATGGACAAGCTCGACGTCAGCGCGCTGCGCGCCGAGTGGGACGCCATGCTCGCCGAGTACGAAGGCGACAACAACCACGACCACTTCAAGCGCGACGAGGCCTTCGCGTCCGAAGTGAAGCCGCTGCCGCCCGAACTGCACCAGGAGTTCCTGGACTTCCTGATCACCAGCATCACCAGCGAGTTCAGCGGCTGCGTGCTCTACAACGAGATCCGCAAGAACGTCGACAACCCCGACATCAAGCAGCTGATGACCTACCTGACGCGAGACGAGTCCCGCCACGCGAACTTCATCAACTACTCGCTGCGCGACTACGACCTGGCCGTCGATCTGCAGGCGCTCAAGGCCAGCAAGGCCTATACCTACTTCAAGCCCAAGTACATCTTCTACGCCACCTACCTGAGCGAGAAGATCGGCTACGCGCGCTACATCACCATCTACCGCCAACTCGAGAAGCACCCCGAGCTGCGCTTCCACCCCATCTTCCGCTGGTTCGAACGCTGGTGCAACGATGAGTTCCGCCACGGCGAGAGCTTCGCCCTGATCATGCGCGCCAACCCGCAGCTGCTGCAGGGCGGCAACGTGCTGTGGATCCGCTTTTTCCTGCTGGCGGTGTACGCGACGATGTTCGTGCGAGACCACACACGCCCGGTGCTGCACCGCGCGATGGGGCTGGAGCCCGACGACTTCGACTACCGCGTCTTCGACATCACCACCGAGATCAGCCGGCAGGTGTTCCCGGTGTCGCTGGACACCGATGCGCCGGCCTTCCGCCGCGGGCTGGCGGCGCTGGTGGAGGCGCGGGTGGCCTTCGACTCTGGCGCCGCACGCGGCGGCCTCGGTGGCCGCCTGCAGCAGGCCGGCGCGGCACTGAAGGGCGCGTGGCACTTCGCGAAGCTGTACCTGCAC
The genomic region above belongs to Ideonella sp. WA131b and contains:
- the acsF gene encoding magnesium-protoporphyrin IX monomethyl ester (oxidative) cyclase, whose product is MSTIQAIANTNEVMQRAKTENLISPRFYTTDYAAMDKLDVSALRAEWDAMLAEYEGDNNHDHFKRDEAFASEVKPLPPELHQEFLDFLITSITSEFSGCVLYNEIRKNVDNPDIKQLMTYLTRDESRHANFINYSLRDYDLAVDLQALKASKAYTYFKPKYIFYATYLSEKIGYARYITIYRQLEKHPELRFHPIFRWFERWCNDEFRHGESFALIMRANPQLLQGGNVLWIRFFLLAVYATMFVRDHTRPVLHRAMGLEPDDFDYRVFDITTEISRQVFPVSLDTDAPAFRRGLAALVEARVAFDSGAARGGLGGRLQQAGAALKGAWHFAKLYLHPVKKHALPTQIRVAPVW
- a CDS encoding photosynthetic complex assembly protein PuhC; translated protein: MRAVHSVHVQPDRIPRWLVRVIAVLLLLVLGGVGVMRLSGFSPTVHPPAALAQRALAFADTAEGAVRVSDASTGEVLAELRGEQGFLRGVLRGLARDRRAHSVGQEPPYLLSLHADGRLLITDPETARRMDLASFGPDNAVVFARWLPAGALQSLQTTPQEK